A region from the Lolium perenne isolate Kyuss_39 chromosome 4, Kyuss_2.0, whole genome shotgun sequence genome encodes:
- the LOC127293953 gene encoding uncharacterized protein, producing the protein MDPQAAPASVLQLSIFTTVKSIPRPERYADFPVTVRLVAPGKEQTVRAPIDIVAAIDRSRSVNDDHRLEEEKAAVAFLIRMLFPTDRLAIVPFDDGVAHDEEELVFMSAEGKQKTRSTLNSLKIGNGTRLSKPLERAEKILMGRGDVDRPAFIILLSDGGDTTILEEKEWTRTSTSVLAHPAYPVHTFGFSGHNAQTMGYIATRTKGTYTPVDGAGGAGKFSRTVAGLVDKATSRLFSAVGVGAELAAVHPGVSLVRVDSGDRKATIGGDARSGAVDVGAMSAGETLEFTVYLDVPEGDADVEAMEVLSVGGAYTQGWDGDRVKLEPSVVSVERPVPPQPEPEPTPTPTPEPQPTPEPEPTPTPEPQPTPEPEPTPTPKPEPDCCKVLDLIDERLQYWCKVKSDLAAMYEKAEADAVGGICKCQCQVSAVLRESSLESVNRAMYQDIYTAVLHAIKLRECSTGTATEHGCDGADKAVTVSTTEAA; encoded by the exons ATGGACCCACAG GCAGCTCCAGCCTCCGTTCTCCAGCTGAGCATCTTCACGACGGTGAAGTCCATCCCTCGGCCGGAGCGCTACGCCGACTTCCCGGTGACGGTGCGCCTGGTGGCTCCGGGGAAGGAGCAGACTGTTCGCGCCCCGATCGACATTGTCGCGGCGATCGATCGGAGCAGGAGCGTTAATGACGACCACAGGctggaggaggagaaggccgcCGTGGCATTCCTCATCCGCATGCTCTTCCCTACTGACCGCCTCGCCATCGTGCCGTTCGATGATGGTGTCGCCCATGATGAGGAGGAGCTCGTTTTCATGTCCGCCGAAGGCAAGCAGAAGACCCGAAGCACGCTGAATTCGCTGAAGATCGGGAACGGCACCAGGTTGTCCAAGCCCCTAGAGAGGGCCGAGAAG ATCCTGATGGGCCGTGGCGACGTGGACCGTCCGGCGTTCATCATATTACTGTCGGACGGCGGCGACACGACCATACTAGAGGAGAAGGAGTGGACAAGAACGAGCACCAGCGTGCTCGCGCACCCGGCGTACCCGGTGCACACGTTCGGCTTCTCGGGTCACAACGCCCAAACCATGGGCTACATCGCCACCAGGACGAAGGGGACCTACACGCCCGTCGACGGCGCCGGAGGTGCCGGCAAGTTCTCCAGGACGGTCGCGGGCTTAGTGGACAAGGCCACGTCCCGGCTGTTCTCCGCCGTCGGCGTCGGCGCCGAGCTCGCGGCGGTGCACCCAGGTGTGTCGCTCGTGAGGGTAGACTCCGGCGACCGCAAGGCTACCATCGGCGGCGACGCTAGGTCCGGCGCCGTGGACGTAGGCGCCATGAGCGCTGGCGAGACGCTGGAGTTCACCGTATACCTTGACGTTCCGGAGGGCGACGCGGACGTTGAGGCCATGGAGGTGCTGTCCGTCGGCGGGGCGTACACGCAGGGCTGGGACGGGGACCGTGTTAAGCTTGAACCCTCCGTGGTGTCGGTTGAAAGACCGGTGCCGCCGCAACCAGAGCCGGAGCCAACGCCGACGCCGACGCCAGAGCCCCAGCCCACGCCAGAACCGGAGCCGACGCCGACGCCAGAGCCCCAGCCCACGCCAGAGCCGGAGCCGACGCCGACGCCGAAGCCAGAGCCAGATTGCTGCAAGGTGCTGGACCTGATCGATGAGCGGCTCCAGTACTGGTGCAAGGTGAAGTCTGACCTGGCGGCGATGTACGAGAAAGCGGAGGCCGACGCGGTCGGCGGCatctgcaagtgccagtgccaggTCTCGGCGGTGCTCCGGGAGTCGTCGCTCGAGTCCGTCAACCGAGCAATGTACCAGGACATCTACACT GCCGTGCTTCACGCAATCAAGCTGAGGGAGTGCAGCACCGGAACGGCGACCGAGCACGGATGCGACGGCGCGGACAAGGCGGTGACCGTGAGTACCACCGAGGCGGCGTAG